CTGAAGATAAGATTGTACCTCCATGAGGCTGAAAGTTTTGCAAAACATGCAGCTTTGAAGTGTTACTCTTGTTAGAAAACTGAGAAGTGTGGACTGCTTTTTCTGGATAAGAATTTTGAAGCATCATTCCCCCAACAGAAAATCTCTTATTACTTGAACCACCACCAGCTGAAGTCCCAAAAATCTTCCTACTACTTTTTGTTGGACTTGGTTTTGATCCAAAAAGTGCTTCCTTCTCTACCATCAACTGTCCTTGGAGCTTCTTCTGGTCCTGGAATAGAGAATATATAAGCTCTATCAACACTAAAGAACCCTTTTCTAGGCACGTAACTCAAAAATGATGCAAAAGCATTGTTTAGCAATAAGAGATTGTATACCCTCTGTCTTTGACGCTCTTGTTCCTTCTCCTCCTTTAAGATGCGATATTGATCAAGCATAGAAAGAAGGCTAACCTGGATAAAAaccaaaaagaataaaagaccGAGAATCACAATTCAACATGACATACTAATGGCAAGAAAAGTGTTAGATATTGAAGCTGATGATAGGTCAAAAGCCTAAATGAGATGGCTAATCAAACTGATCAGCTGGTCTGTATAAATATGATTTGAATTGTGATATAGGTGTTTACCCCGTCATACAAAAATTCAACTCCTCTCTGTTTCTCCCATGCTTTAGCCTTTGACGTCAATGCTTCAATCATTGCTGCTCCAAAACCAACCATATGGATATGGAACATGGAAATATATTAGACAACAGGTAAAGAGTAAATATCACAGTTCCAAGTATCTACAAAGATGTGAATTGGTAACAAAATCTGCTTTACCATAACAGTGTAATAAATTATGCTTTATTTCTGCAGAAAAGATCCCACAAGATCCTAATAGTAATCTTTGCATTCTAGACAGAGCTAATCTCAGGGATACAACTTCAATGTAGATATTAAAATTTGTATtacaaaacaccaaaaaaaaggtAACGAATTGACATGATTAGACTTCTCAAACACCTAAAGGATCATGATACTGTTGATAATCTTTAGATTTAAAGCTACTCAGAGAAAGGATAGTATACCAGGAATTTTGTTAACCAGACCTCGAGCTTTCTCAGCACGCTTCAGAATAAGATGTGCACCTCTTCCAGCATTATAACGATTATCATCCTGTAAACAAAGGTTTTAGTAAAAGAACCCAGAAGGAAATTTCAATATAAATATAAAGATAATGTCCAACCCTGTTATACTCTTCCAGCCAGCGCTCCTCTTCACAAGCAACAAGCCACTTCTCAACCTTTTCAAGTATTTCTTTCCGACTAAAGGCTTCCTCTTTAATCTTAGAAATCTGAACCTCAATTTGCTCTAGTAGATAAGAAGGATCAATTGCCCCTGAAAGATTGCAATTAATATTACTGAGAGAAAATAATATGATATCCATCAATAGTAATGAGTAAAACTAGTTTAGTAACAACCATagaaagaaaatgagaagaaaCTAAACAAGCATATAGCGGTAGCAGTAAAGGATTTAAATGTAAGGCTGTCTTTTCCTTGGAAGTCAAAGACCCATGAATGTTAAAATCTGTTTTGCACTTCAGAATACGTAAAACATACTCCAAGAATGTTACCAGATTCTATCGTCTCAATGGAAAAATCTATTGAGTTATGATCTTCCACGACCATGTGAGCACCCCTGCATATTTCCTCTAGCTGCAACCTCTTTTTGAAGAGAACCTCCTTAATTTTGCTTGATTTCATCTGTTGCAGCCTTAACACTTCTGCTTCAGCCTGCAAGCAAAAAATGCAATTATGAACCACCTAGAAAGCTTTGTAGTTCAAACCAATGGAACATGCACACTGACAGGAATTCCGACTTTAGAGGAAGTCTGAATACATACATATTCTAGGAAATCCAGGGAGAGAGTGTTAGACTGAGTTATTTCATTTACTGAAGCAGCTATGTTGCATGTGACATTCTGGAACCTTTGTTGTTCCTCAACTGGTGTATCCATCAAACACCAGAGCTCCACCATGGTTGTGGCAAGATCTTGAAGCTGTGAAAACATACACATTCAACAGGAAACGAACAACCATTTTGCACATTGCACATAGGTCAAGACTAAGAATAACAGACCTTTTGCACCCTTTGTATCTTGAGGTCTTTCAGTCTGCTGATTGCGATAGACAATCTCTCAATTGTTTGCACGCTAATGCTTCTTACACTAGAAGAATCATCCAGTGTGGGATGAATTTCGCTGACAGTGAGTTTAAAATCCAAACCAAGAACCAAGCACAGTGAATTGAGTGTATTCAAATGGTCAAGCACCTGCTTCAGACGGTTACTCTGCATATGAGTTGATGGCATTCATTAATAAAGAAATAATCTCGAATGACATAGGTGTCATTGAAATCATTATGCATTGTTAAAGTTGACTAATCCCTCAAAAATATTATTCAATAACTTCAACATCCAAACTATTTTCAGGTTCATGCTTCCAAAATTAAGATTTTCAAACTTGTCCTCTCACTTTCATTCTTATAACACCACATATTAAAGTAAACAAGTAAAGTCAACTTTGATGATAGTACAACAataatcaagaaacaagaaatcaaGTCAGACTACCAAATGCCAAACTATCAAACCTTCTCTTTTTCTAGAGCAAGCAACTGAGTTTTCAGATCTTCTAGTCTTTTCAATGACAGATCACTATCATCAACGATGGTCATGGACAGAGTTTCTTCAGAAGATACTGACAGCTCCTTTGAGATATTATCTATTTGCTCCACAACTTCTATAAAGTgattctttctttccatttttctcttccgCATCTGTTCCAGTTCAGAAGTGACAGCCTGAAGTTCCACCTTTAGACTTCCAGAAGTCTATCCAACATGCAGGTTTAAAAAATCAGAATTACCCCTGCTACATGGTGAAATTCTCCTAAACACGAAACAGAGTTTCATTTCCTGGGATCTTACCTGCCTGACATGCATTGGGCGTTCTCCTAGTGCTGCATAGATGAATGCAAGCTCAGAGTCAGAGTCAGCTACTGCTTGTCGCAGCTGAGCTTGGCATTGGCTTGCTTGGTCCACTTTTCTCCTATACGCCTGCAGACACTCTTGTTCGAGTTCAAAAATCATTTTGTCCCTTTCCGTCTCAGGTTCTCCAACTTCGTCCCATATTTTCTGATTCCATAATACAAGGCAAAAAATTCAACTTAAAGGAAAAAAGCAAGATTCATATATTTTAAATGAATGTACGATTAAATGAGAATTTTATAATCGCAGATTAACAGTAAACATGTTCTTCTATGAGCCAAAGAAAGGACATCCTGTTTGCGCATACCTGCAGCTCAGAGAGTAGAGAACCACAAGTTGTTTCCATCTGCAAAGCCTGATCGTGAAAATGGTTATACATGATGCAATGGCAATTGCTATATTAGGGGAAAGGATTGAACAGAAAAGGAAAGGCATGAGAAACAATAAACAGGGGACAAATAAACACATGCAATCCCAAGTATCATGATAATGCTAATTCTCAATGAATTTATCTGTTCATGACAATGCTCTCTGATACCGCCTGGTAGATCCATTCCGAACATTGATTTAGAAGGAAATAGATAATGCACAGTACAAAAATCGACCCACAGGTTCCTTTCAGCCTTCTGGTTACCAATTAAATCAACAATCTTTTCTTCATCAAGTGACGCAAAGCATCAACGTAGCCAGCAATTCCCGAAGTAAAACAGAAAAGAAGAACAAGGCCGAAAGACACATGCGTAGAGTTTACAATACCAACTGAAAAGAACCAGTGAAAAGCATAAAACTTGTTAGTTCTCATTTTCTTACATTCACAAAATTAACGAGGAACTACCTCGAAAACATATGAAATTACCGTCAAATGCAACCCTAAATATCAAGTGCGCTCACGTTCCAGCAGCGAAAGGAATCAAAATCCAAAACCTATAAGCGTTTGTTCTTCTTCCTTTACTCCTAGAAAACAACAAGGTACCAAAAACAAAGTTGTCCTCTTTGTTCTTACACCAATGTCGACGATGACGATGAATCTTCGTTTCCACGATTTCTTAGCATGcaatcaaagagaaaaaaaaaaaaacagagcacCAGTAATTGAGATTAAAAATGAAATAGGAAAAAACCTGAGAGTGATAACCTTGAAATGATCGACCGAGTAGCGAAGTTGAAGGTTATTGCCGCCGGCGAGATTAATTTTCCGGCGAAGAGTAAAATCTGTACTGGAAAATGAGACAATATCCTGTATGGTACTAGTAGTATTAAAACAGAGTTACTATATCTATCTATCTAAATTATGGAGGATTAGTATGTGATGAATGGAGAATCTGTAACGCATATTAGTAGTACTATTTATGACCTTttttcaaaagcaaaaaaaaaaaattttgaaatgaaaggCGTAATGATGAGTTTATGAGCGTCTACTTTAGAGCGGGGGGAGGGGAGGGGCGGAGCGAGGCGCGAGGGAGGGAAGGAGGGAAGGAGGGAAGGgagtttaataattttttaatttttgagagagggaaaagaaggaaaggaaaaggcaAAAGGCGTCAACGGGGAAGAAGCGCCGGAGAgcgtttttatttattttttatataaatataaatatatatattttagtttttggtgcctttggttttcttttctgtttcagTGCTCCTTCCTGTTTGGAAGGAGATGGGTCCCAagtttttgaatttcaaaaaagaTTTTATTCTTCATGACTTGTGTCTCGTCATTTTTAGatatgagtttgtttggacaagCCAAATTTggtttgtttaatttgttttcacaaatcccaatcacctttttatctcacatacatcacatcacaaaaagtgctacagtaaatatctcaaataaatcatccaaataaactcttatccaaacaaactctatGATTTCTttcctcatttattttttctttccttttgatgaacataaattacttttttttccttttttttctttggataAAAAGCActtttatttctcttttcttttttgggttcaGTCAACCTCAAACGAGTTCTTGTCAAGCACAAACATGATATTGAAAAATGTCAACCTTAAGCacttttttttcataaatacatttctcaatcactttttttttctcatatacatcaaatcatcttttttttttaacaaaaactccaaaaaattacaatccaaacaggcgATTAACTTGATTACAATTCCTCTCAAGCATGTTCATTCCATTGTCTATTTATGCAGTATATTCATGAAGAAATACATTTTCATTCATGAAAGCGTTCCAAACCTAAATGTTgttccttttttaaaaaaaaaaaaaaatttcttgtagAACCATTATTCCATGTTTTCTCCTATATGTGTGTTGAAGAAGGGAggtaaatttatttgtttttggaatCCCCAAAATACATTGGTAATTGTCTTAATGAGCCTATCGGGAGCTTTGACGTTCTATTTTGCATAGAATGCACCTTCTCGACAAGCCTGTAAATAAGCGCTACTGAAAGAATTACGTGAACTTTAACACGTTCAGAGTCGTCGGAGGAGAGCGTAATCTTCGTCGGTCATATTGAcactaaacaacaaagacaggtAATGCGATTACCTAAACACCCGTGCTTCCGGGATCAATCTCAACTGATAAACCTAGAAAAAGCAAATGATAGGGTAAGCACGTAATCTCCTTTCACAATCTGCTGCCGCCTATTGTTCAAAGATTAATCATGCTGACAAAACAGCTTAGCAGAACTAACAACAGTTAAGCAGGAAGAAAGGTGTGCATCCTGCACTTTCCAGTTCCATTCACCAGCCAAATCAAATTCTTATTAACATTTCCTTGCTGGATGATGTGGATGCACCCTATGATGGGCAGAGCAATTACTCGACATTAGCAACATTCAAGCATCAAAATGCGGAAGAACTGCCGTAGGCCATGGCTGCTAGTAATAATATAGCCCAGATGGGACAGTGCAGCCTTCAGgtcctttttattctttttttttttcacagggCCTACTATTTTTATCACAGCTCCAATTGCCAATCCCATCTTTACATATCAAGAGTTATACGCAGACAAGAACAAGGCATCCTTTGAAATTGATGGAGGAGATGATCAAAAAGCAGCCAGTTGCAGCCTGCAATTAGTAGACTTGACAGCGGAGAGCCCCACCTTTTACTGTTTCACTACCACAAGTATCCTGCTCCAAGAATATCAAAACTACACCAGTGAAAGTTAATATGTCTTGATACAGGAAACAATGACTCAGATACGCATAACCATCACATGCTCATGTGCAAGATGCTATGCGTGGAGGTAAAAATGCTCATGAGAACCTATAAAAGAGGCATTGTCAGAACACACTGACAATGGTTTCCTTTGTCTTCATATATCAGAAGATTGATGCATCTGCAACTTAATATCGGTTGTActtcacccaaaaaatgaaagGCAGCTGTATGGAAAATTtgaataaaatcaaatagaaagTTTAAAATATTGCAATAGTTTAGCTCAACCtgggaaaaaagaacaaaagatagATTTAAAACCAATAATCATTAGTCAAAGACAAACCCAATGAGTTTGAACTATATTTCAGAAAATGCGACAATACATAGGCCCAGTTCAGTGTCAGTGTAGCAGCATGGCAAGAAGCATGCAAACGAAGTGCATAATCTTAAATGGCCACAGTTCACCCATTTGAACCAAATGCTGAGATCAGAAATCTAGAACACTACCAACAACCAGGTCCGATATGTGCAAAGTGGATATACagggtttttcaatttttcccaTGGAGAGGTGTGCATTTAGGGTTCACAAAATATAGGTACTGTGAGCTTAAAAATAAATCCTGAATTTTTCCccaataaaatattaaaaatcacAGACCCACAGTCACCATCTTCGTCATTTGGATTCCTGCATGTGTTTTGGAGTATGAAAGCTACACACAGTTATAGGAATTCAGACTTTAATGCATCACCAGCATCTTGTAGCCAACAAAAaaagag
This portion of the Coffea arabica cultivar ET-39 chromosome 2e, Coffea Arabica ET-39 HiFi, whole genome shotgun sequence genome encodes:
- the LOC113727931 gene encoding 65-kDa microtubule-associated protein 3 isoform X2, which produces METTCGSLLSELQKIWDEVGEPETERDKMIFELEQECLQAYRRKVDQASQCQAQLRQAVADSDSELAFIYAALGERPMHVRQTSGSLKVELQAVTSELEQMRKRKMERKNHFIEVVEQIDNISKELSVSSEETLSMTIVDDSDLSLKRLEDLKTQLLALEKEKSNRLKQVLDHLNTLNSLCLVLGLDFKLTVSEIHPTLDDSSSVRSISVQTIERLSIAISRLKDLKIQRVQKLQDLATTMVELWCLMDTPVEEQQRFQNVTCNIAASVNEITQSNTLSLDFLEYAEAEVLRLQQMKSSKIKEVLFKKRLQLEEICRGAHMVVEDHNSIDFSIETIESGAIDPSYLLEQIEVQISKIKEEAFSRKEILEKVEKWLVACEEERWLEEYNRDDNRYNAGRGAHLILKRAEKARGLVNKIPAMIEALTSKAKAWEKQRGVEFLYDGVSLLSMLDQYRILKEEKEQERQRQRDQKKLQGQLMVEKEALFGSKPSPTKSSRKIFGTSAGGGSSNKRFSVGGMMLQNSYPEKAVHTSQFSNKSNTSKLHVLQNFQPHGGTILSSGKRHISGVQSKKPSSYGSDQRQTELRSIRKPLSPLYSSFSSNANYANLQDEKNRNQELVDTLPSNKADMVTPNKRIPAFEGNETPKCMPIPMPLTPSTVSSTMHMAMTPATPCVPPGNGGIEYSFEERRAGFILPKSQCDIQGQY
- the LOC113727931 gene encoding 65-kDa microtubule-associated protein 3 isoform X1: MYNHFHDQALQMETTCGSLLSELQKIWDEVGEPETERDKMIFELEQECLQAYRRKVDQASQCQAQLRQAVADSDSELAFIYAALGERPMHVRQTSGSLKVELQAVTSELEQMRKRKMERKNHFIEVVEQIDNISKELSVSSEETLSMTIVDDSDLSLKRLEDLKTQLLALEKEKSNRLKQVLDHLNTLNSLCLVLGLDFKLTVSEIHPTLDDSSSVRSISVQTIERLSIAISRLKDLKIQRVQKLQDLATTMVELWCLMDTPVEEQQRFQNVTCNIAASVNEITQSNTLSLDFLEYAEAEVLRLQQMKSSKIKEVLFKKRLQLEEICRGAHMVVEDHNSIDFSIETIESGAIDPSYLLEQIEVQISKIKEEAFSRKEILEKVEKWLVACEEERWLEEYNRDDNRYNAGRGAHLILKRAEKARGLVNKIPAMIEALTSKAKAWEKQRGVEFLYDGVSLLSMLDQYRILKEEKEQERQRQRDQKKLQGQLMVEKEALFGSKPSPTKSSRKIFGTSAGGGSSNKRFSVGGMMLQNSYPEKAVHTSQFSNKSNTSKLHVLQNFQPHGGTILSSGKRHISGVQSKKPSSYGSDQRQTELRSIRKPLSPLYSSFSSNANYANLQDEKNRNQELVDTLPSNKADMVTPNKRIPAFEGNETPKCMPIPMPLTPSTVSSTMHMAMTPATPCVPPGNGGIEYSFEERRAGFILPKSQCDIQGQY